One part of the Pseudodesulfovibrio sp. S3 genome encodes these proteins:
- a CDS encoding WbuC family cupin fold metalloprotein, producing MTEEKNYPMALDAPDTDVTCLTLTMVGELLTLSKQSPRKRMLRKLHKSHDAVAHRMFNALQPGTYLMPHRHMNPPKDETILVMAGSMLFIRFTDDGQIAEHILLQPGTENFGIDVAPHVYHTFVPLKPDTLVFECKSGPYSQDTDKDVPDWAPHEGTPEAEPYLLEMLKALAANANAAVEAAKAAESEGPDQ from the coding sequence CCGACACCGATGTCACCTGCCTGACTCTGACCATGGTCGGCGAACTGCTGACCCTGTCCAAGCAGAGTCCCCGCAAACGGATGCTGCGCAAACTGCACAAGTCGCATGATGCGGTCGCCCACCGGATGTTCAATGCCTTGCAGCCCGGTACGTACCTCATGCCTCACCGCCACATGAACCCGCCCAAGGACGAAACCATCCTGGTCATGGCCGGGTCCATGCTCTTCATCAGATTCACGGATGACGGGCAGATCGCAGAGCATATACTGCTTCAACCCGGCACCGAGAATTTCGGGATCGACGTGGCTCCTCACGTCTACCACACCTTTGTCCCGCTCAAGCCGGACACCCTGGTCTTCGAGTGCAAGAGCGGACCGTATTCCCAGGACACGGACAAAGACGTCCCGGACTGGGCTCCCCATGAGGGAACTCCCGAGGCCGAGCCGTATCTCCTGGAGATGCTCAAGGCCCTGGCCGCCAATGCCAACGCCGCGGTCGAGGCCGCCAAGGCCGCCGAATCCGAGGGGCCAGACCAGTAG
- a CDS encoding DMT family transporter has protein sequence MNTRVLRADILLFLTAAIWGFAFVAQRVGMDHVGPLTFNGIRFALGAIALTPLIMILEKKRDSGYAGVDKERMAIGGVLLGLVLFGGATLQQIGLAGPQLAEFGLEASTAGKAGFITGLYVVFVPIFGLLLAQKPGWGTWLGATLAVVGMYLLSVTAELTISFGDLLVLIGALLWAVHVLLVGKLSPGLDGVDAIKLSTVQFAACAVLSLIGAVATEEVSLTGLVGAIPAIAYGGLMSVGIAYTLQVVAQRDAQPAHAAIILSLEAVFAAIGGCLMLGEVLTVRALIGCGLMLGGMLLSQLKP, from the coding sequence GTGAATACCCGCGTCCTTCGCGCCGATATCCTGCTGTTCCTCACCGCCGCAATCTGGGGCTTTGCCTTCGTGGCCCAGCGCGTGGGCATGGATCACGTCGGACCCCTGACTTTCAACGGCATCCGTTTTGCCTTGGGCGCCATCGCCCTGACCCCGCTCATCATGATCCTGGAGAAGAAGCGCGACTCCGGCTATGCCGGCGTGGACAAGGAGCGCATGGCCATCGGGGGAGTGCTCCTCGGACTGGTCCTGTTCGGGGGGGCGACCCTGCAACAGATCGGGCTGGCCGGTCCGCAGTTGGCCGAGTTCGGCCTGGAGGCGTCCACCGCGGGCAAGGCGGGGTTCATTACCGGCCTGTACGTGGTCTTTGTGCCCATTTTCGGACTGCTCCTGGCCCAGAAACCGGGCTGGGGCACATGGCTCGGTGCGACCTTGGCGGTGGTCGGCATGTACCTGCTCTCGGTTACTGCGGAACTGACCATTTCCTTTGGCGACCTGCTGGTTCTCATCGGCGCTCTGCTCTGGGCCGTCCATGTCCTGCTCGTGGGTAAACTTTCTCCGGGCCTGGATGGTGTTGACGCCATCAAACTGTCCACGGTCCAGTTCGCGGCCTGCGCCGTGCTTTCCCTCATCGGGGCAGTGGCCACCGAGGAGGTCAGTCTGACCGGACTGGTCGGCGCGATTCCGGCCATAGCCTACGGCGGTTTGATGTCCGTGGGCATAGCCTACACCCTCCAGGTGGTGGCGCAGCGGGATGCCCAGCCCGCCCATGCAGCCATCATCCTCAGCCTCGAAGCGGTGTTTGCAGCCATCGGCGGCTGTCTGATGCTTGGCGAAGTGCTGACTGTTCGCGCCCTGATCGGCTGCGGATTGATGCTCGGCGGCATGCTGC